A region from the Stutzerimonas stutzeri genome encodes:
- a CDS encoding amino acid aminotransferase yields the protein MKHFSDVTRVPGDPILGLLDAYRADPNPAKLDLGVGVYKDALGLTPIPKAVKLAEQRLIESEQTKSYIGGHGDPLFGEQLLRLVLGEGSPALVDNRAGCTQTPGGTGALRLVGDFITKCLPGRSLWLSDPTWPIHETLFAAARLKVEHYPYVDAQNRLDVPGMLAALERIPAGDVVLLHACCHNPTGYDLSQDDWRQVLEIVRKRELLPLFDFAYQGFGDGLDEDAWAVRLFVEALPEVLITSSCSKNFGLYRERTGALIVVAADGESLIDVRSQFASVARSLWSTPPSHGAAVVATILSNTELRQLWQQEVAAKRERIAGLRTGLVEALAPHGLAERFAHIAQQRGMFSYTGLTAEQVLRLRRENSVYLVESGRANIAGLDAARLDQLAAAIARVVA from the coding sequence GTGAAGCATTTCAGCGACGTTACGCGAGTCCCGGGCGACCCGATCCTCGGCCTGCTCGATGCCTATCGCGCCGATCCGAATCCGGCCAAGCTCGACCTCGGCGTCGGCGTCTACAAGGACGCCCTGGGCCTGACGCCGATTCCCAAGGCGGTCAAACTCGCCGAGCAGCGGCTGATCGAGAGCGAACAGACCAAGAGCTATATCGGCGGCCATGGCGACCCACTGTTCGGTGAGCAGCTGCTACGGCTGGTGCTGGGCGAAGGCTCACCAGCGCTGGTCGACAACCGTGCCGGCTGCACCCAGACGCCGGGTGGCACCGGCGCGCTGCGGCTGGTGGGCGACTTCATCACCAAATGCCTGCCAGGGCGCAGCCTCTGGCTCAGCGACCCGACCTGGCCGATCCACGAAACCCTGTTCGCCGCCGCCCGGTTGAAGGTCGAGCACTATCCCTACGTCGATGCGCAGAACCGCCTGGACGTGCCGGGCATGCTCGCCGCGCTGGAGCGGATTCCGGCTGGCGACGTGGTGTTGCTGCACGCCTGCTGCCACAACCCCACCGGTTACGACCTGAGCCAGGACGACTGGCGCCAGGTGCTGGAGATCGTCCGCAAGCGCGAGCTGCTGCCGCTGTTCGATTTCGCCTATCAGGGATTCGGCGATGGGCTGGACGAAGACGCCTGGGCCGTCCGCCTGTTCGTCGAGGCCCTGCCGGAAGTGCTGATCACCAGCTCCTGCTCGAAGAACTTCGGCCTGTACCGCGAACGCACCGGTGCGTTGATCGTGGTCGCCGCCGACGGCGAATCGCTGATCGACGTACGCAGCCAGTTCGCCTCGGTGGCGCGCAGCCTCTGGTCGACACCGCCGTCCCATGGCGCTGCCGTGGTGGCGACGATCCTTTCGAACACCGAGCTGCGTCAGCTCTGGCAGCAGGAAGTCGCCGCCAAACGCGAGCGCATCGCCGGGCTGCGCACGGGCCTGGTCGAAGCCTTGGCGCCGCACGGTCTGGCCGAGCGCTTCGCGCATATCGCGCAGCAACGCGGGATGTTCTCCTATACCGGCCTGACGGCCGAGCAGGTGCTGCGCCTGCGGCGCGAGAATTCGGTGTATCTGGTGGAAAGCGGCCGGGCGAACATCGCCGGGCTGGATGCCGCACGGCTCGATCAGTTGGCGGCAGCCATCGCGCGCGTCGTGGCCTGA
- a CDS encoding 4a-hydroxytetrahydrobiopterin dehydratase yields MTALTQAHCEACRADAPKVSDDELAALIKQIPDWNIETRHGHMELEKVFLFKNFKHALAFTNAVGEIAEAEGHHPGLLTEWGKVTVTWWSHSIKGLHRNDFIMAARTDEVAKTAEGRK; encoded by the coding sequence ATGACCGCTCTGACCCAAGCCCACTGCGAAGCCTGCCGCGCCGACGCCCCGAAGGTTTCCGATGACGAACTGGCCGCACTGATCAAGCAGATCCCCGACTGGAACATCGAGACCCGCCACGGCCACATGGAGCTGGAAAAGGTCTTCCTGTTCAAGAACTTCAAGCACGCCCTGGCCTTCACCAACGCCGTCGGCGAAATCGCCGAAGCGGAAGGTCACCACCCGGGCCTGCTCACCGAGTGGGGCAAAGTCACCGTGACCTGGTGGAGCCACTCGATCAAGGGCCTGCACCGCAACGACTTCATCATGGCCGCGCGCACCGACGAGGTCGCGAAAACCGCCGAGGGCCGCAAGTGA